The Acetobacter oryzoeni genome includes a region encoding these proteins:
- a CDS encoding recombinase family protein, which yields MQPEITRRKVGYARVSTVGQTLELQLKTLKEFGCRRIYREKASGADATRPELCKLLANLKPGQTVVVTRLDRLARSTFDLFSIVKTITDRKAQFYSLAEPWTDTNTSTGRLMLAVLGGLADVERDLIRTRTSEGRARAIKQGKRMGRPSQITDLQKHKIIERRKEGESLKSIAAAFGISESTVSRLARGRDSHHHYGRKIEKARKSYGIS from the coding sequence ATGCAACCAGAGATAACACGTCGTAAAGTTGGATATGCCCGTGTCAGCACAGTAGGGCAGACTCTTGAACTTCAACTGAAAACACTTAAGGAATTCGGATGCCGTCGTATCTATCGTGAGAAAGCAAGTGGTGCAGATGCTACGCGTCCTGAACTATGTAAATTGCTTGCCAACCTTAAGCCTGGTCAAACCGTAGTCGTTACCCGTCTGGATCGACTGGCACGCAGTACATTTGATCTCTTCTCTATCGTAAAGACAATTACTGATCGTAAGGCTCAGTTTTACTCTTTAGCTGAACCCTGGACTGACACCAACACAAGTACAGGTCGGCTTATGCTTGCAGTCCTTGGTGGCTTGGCCGATGTGGAGCGCGATCTTATCCGTACACGCACCTCAGAAGGACGTGCACGTGCCATTAAGCAAGGCAAACGCATGGGAAGACCATCTCAGATTACAGACTTACAAAAGCATAAAATCATTGAAAGACGAAAAGAGGGGGAGTCCCTGAAATCGATCGCTGCTGCATTTGGAATCAGTGAAAGCACTGTCTCTCGCCTAGCTCGTGGCAGAGACAGCCATCACCATTATGGTC